The Treponema sp. OMZ 790 genome includes the window GAAACATGGTGTCGGTTTGGAGCCTATAAGTTTTTAATAAATAAGACGTTATCAGTATATATGCAAAAAAAGCAAAAAACACCAAAAAAACAATAAACACAACCTTATTACGGTATTCACGCTTTGCCGTATATGAAAAATTCCGATATTTTGCAGTCATTGTAATCCTCACCACATAATATCATTTTCCGCTGTCGTTGACAAGTGTCTAATCTATGAATATAATATGAATATGGAAAAAATACCTGTAAAAGTCATCGCAAAAAACAAAAAGGCATTTTTTAATTATACGGTTGAAGAAAAAATAGAATGCGGCCTTGTTTTAAAAGGTACCGAAGTAAAATCTCTTAGGGAAGGCAGAATATCTTTTCCGGATGCCTTTGCCGAAATTAAAGATAATGAAGTTTGGGTTAAAAATTTTCATATTTCCGAGTATGTATACTCTTCGGTTTTTAATCACGACCCTGAACGGCCAAAAAAACTGCTTTTAAAAAAGGATGAAATAAGGCGTTTAAAAAGAAAAGTAGAAGAAAAAGGATATACATTAATCCCCTTGGAATTTTATTTTAAAAACGGTATCGTTAAAGTACTCTTAGGTGTTTGTAAGGGTAAAAAGACCTTTGATAAACGTGCGGACATAAAAGAAAAAGATCTTAAACGAGATATGCAAAGAGAGATAAAAATAAGGAGTAAATAATGAAAATAAAAAAGTTTTACGGGATTCAAAGGTATTTACTCTTAATGTTGACTGTGTTGATTTTTACTGCAGCTAAGAGGCTTGATGCAGAACCATCTGTTGGAGTATTTAAACTTGAATCGAAGAATATAACCGAACAAACTACAACGACAATCAGTAACGCTATTTTCAGCTTTGTAAAAGAATTAAAAAAATACGATATCATCGACATGAGAACCACTCCCGTAAC containing:
- the smpB gene encoding SsrA-binding protein SmpB; translation: MEKIPVKVIAKNKKAFFNYTVEEKIECGLVLKGTEVKSLREGRISFPDAFAEIKDNEVWVKNFHISEYVYSSVFNHDPERPKKLLLKKDEIRRLKRKVEEKGYTLIPLEFYFKNGIVKVLLGVCKGKKTFDKRADIKEKDLKRDMQREIKIRSK